The Geitlerinema sp. PCC 9228 genome includes the window AAATCCCCACGCGATCGCCTTTTTGGACGCCCAATTGCTTGAGAACGTTGGCGGTTTGGCAAACTTCCCGGTGCAGTTGGGCGTAGGTGTAGGTACGGGAATCTCCCGGTTCTCCTTCCCAAATCAAAGCCGCTTTATTGCGCCGCCAGGTTTTTAAGTGGCGATCGAGGCAGTTGTAGGAAATGTTGAGCTTGCCGCCCACAAACCATTTGGCGAAGGGAGGCTGCCAGTCGAGCACTTGGTTCCATTTTTCAAACCAATCCAGTTCCTTCTCGGCCAGTTCTGCCCAGAAGCTTTCTGGGTCTTGTTGGGCGCGGTTGTAGATTTGCTGGTACTCTTCGGTGCTCTTGATATGAGCTTGTTGGGAGAATTCCTCCGAGGGGTGGAACAGTCGCTGTTCGCTGAGAACTGATTCGATTGTGCTGTCGGACATAGTGTTTCTGTATGTTTGGCTACGGCTTACTATCCTATTGTCGATCGCTGGTGCCTGAAAATGCCCAATTCCTCTTTATGTTTTGTTAAGTAGCGATGGGCAAAACAAATCTCCGCCTTGTAAGGAACGAAGACGGAGAGAAAGATAGTAGCGATCGCATGGTCACCAGATCGTTTTAGAAATCCTGGGTATCTTCTGGCGACTGGCTGCCTTTGATGTTGGGGAAGGAAATGCGCTGGTTGTCAGTTTGATAGATGCAGTCTACATCTGGTCTGTCTTCCAGTTTGCCGGTATAGCCAAAGGTATTCATGCGCCGGCGACATTCGCGCACATCTTCCGATTTCACCAAATCGCGTTTTTCTAACACCGCCCAGTTTTCCTTGCGCAGTACGCATCCAGGTTGCATGGTGGGTTGGGAAACGTACACTGTAAATGGGTTCATGGTTAGGAAGGTGCGCGTTTCCATCACAATGGCACTAGCGCCGTATTGCACGCACATCTCGGCATTAGGAGCGCTGCGATCGATATAAGATCGGGAGGCTA containing:
- a CDS encoding DUF3172 domain-containing protein; its protein translation is MNSRSNSSGFKLTTLGIFGGIFLLGIAIGIALSSSANLNSGNVASRSYIDRSAPNAEMCVQYGASAIVMETRTFLTMNPFTVYVSQPTMQPGCVLRKENWAVLEKRDLVKSEDVRECRRRMNTFGYTGKLEDRPDVDCIYQTDNQRISFPNIKGSQSPEDTQDF